One genomic segment of Scylla paramamosain isolate STU-SP2022 chromosome 9, ASM3559412v1, whole genome shotgun sequence includes these proteins:
- the LOC135103405 gene encoding lymphokine-activated killer T-cell-originated protein kinase-like: MAEFKTPTAKRVGKAEGSNGTPKIVIPPSPLMKQLGYGTGVNVYLMERFSPMHGSYKSPWAVKKRNRMINDEDGEYSKRLNAEANLLKTMSHPNIIGFRSYTVQIDGAPCLAMESGDQSLENLIEKREEADLGPFLSTQILKVARDIACGLQYLHEEKKLLHGDLKSGNILIQGNFKAAKLCDFGVSLKLNEKGVLCDPAQCYVGTECWSAPEVFEDDVITQKTDMFSFGLVLWEMLTLHAPHVDKLNPDSSFTELSESVLSDSLQEEEYLKALGTRPSLPDTPLTEDYLPVLEIFYACTEADPAKRPTAAKILQVLDSILEEKENTKSVGGDRKFLEMLHEDL; the protein is encoded by the exons ATGGCTGAATTCAAAACTCCCACTGCCAAGAGAGTGGGCAAGGCTGAGGGCAGCAATGGCACCCCCAAGATTGtgatccctccctctcccctcatgaAGCAGCTCGGCTATGGCACTG GTGTGAATGTTTATTTAATGGAGCGCTTCTCACCCATGCATGGGAGCTACAAATCTCCTTGGGctgtaaagaaaaggaatag AATGATAAACGATGAGGATGGTGAATACTCAAAAAGGCTGAATGCTGAAGCAAATCTGCTGAAGACCATGAGTCACCCAAACATCATCGGCTTCCGGTCCTACACAGTGCAGATAGACGGTGCTCCGTGCCTGGCCATGGAGAGCGGTGACCAGTCCTTGGAAAATTTGattgagaagagagaagaggctgACTTGGGCCCATTTCTTTCTACTCAGATTTTGAAG GTGGCAAGGGATATAGCATGTGGTCTCCAGTACCTGCATGAAGAGAAGAAGTTGCTGCACGGTGATCTCAAGAGTGGCAACATCCTTATCCAGGGTAACTTCAAGGCTGCAAAACTCTGTGACTTTGGAGTGTCCCTGAAGCTGAATGAAAAG GGAGTTCTGTGTGATCCAGCCCAGTGTTACGTTGGGACGGAGTGTTGGTCAGCGCCAGAAGTCTTTGAGGATGATGTCATAACCCAGAAGACAGACATGTTTTCCTTTGGACTTGTTTTGTG GGAAATGTTAACCCTCCATGCTCCTCATGTTGATAAACTTAATCCAGACTCCAGTTTCACTGAACTCTCGGAGAGTGTTCTCTCAGACAGTTTACAAGAGGAGGAATATCTCAAAGCCTTGG GCACACGGCCAAGTCTGCCAGACACTCCTCTGACTGAAGATTACCTCCCAGTGCTGGAGATCTTTTATGCATGCACTGAAGCTGACCCGGCCAAGCGTCCTACCGCAGCCAAGATTTTGCAGGTTTTGGACAGCAtattggaagaaaaagagaatacaaAAA GCGTTGGTGGTGACCGCAAGTTTCTTGAGATGCTCCATGAAGACTTGTAA